Sequence from the Deltaproteobacteria bacterium genome:
TGTCGGCACCGAGGATCCGCCGGATCTCCTCCACCGGGTGGCGGTGCGCGATCAGCTCCTCGCGCGTCGGCGTGTCGATCCCGTAGTGGCACGGCCCGATGTTGGGCGGCGACGACACCCGCACGTGCACCTCGGTGGCGCCCGCGTTGCGGATCAGGCCGACCAGCTTGAGCAGGGTGGTGCCGCGCACGATCGAGTCCTCGACCAGCACCACGCGCTTGCCCTGGATCATGCCGCGGCTCGCGTTGTGCTTGATGCGCACCCGGAAGTCGCGGATCGACTGCGAGGGCTCGATGAAGGTGCGCTTCACGTACTGGTTGCGCACGAGGGCGGTCTCGTAGGGAATGCCGGACTCCTCGGCGTAGCCGAGCGCGGCCGCGTTCCCGGAGTCGAGCACCGGCACCACCATGTCGGCCGCCACCGGGTGCTCGCGCGCGAGGATCCGGCCGAGCTCCTTGCGGAAGGCGTAGACGTTCTGGCCGGCCAGGTTCGAGTCCGGCCGCGCGAAGTAGATGTGCTCGAAGATGCAGAAGGCCTGGCGCGGCGCGCGCGCCCAGGGCCGCAGCGTGCGCAGCCGCCCGCGCCGGATCACCACCATCTCGCCGGGCTCGACGTCGCGCTCGTAGGCGGCGCCGATCAGGTCGAGCGCGCAGGTCTCGCTGGCCGCCACCCAGGCCGAATCGAGGCGGCCGAGCACCAGCGGGCGGAAGCCCCACGGGTCGCGGGCCAGCACCAGCGCGTCGTCGCTGAGCATGGCCAGGCTGAAGGCGCCCTTCACGCGCGAGAGCGCGTCGATCAGCCGGTCCTCGGGCGTGCCCTCCCGCGAGCGCGCCAGCAGGTGCACGATCACCTCGCTGTCGGAGGTGGAGGTCAGGATCGAGCCGCGGCCCTCGAGCTCGCGGCGGATCGCGACCGCGTTGACCAGGTTGCCGTTGTGGGCGATCGCGACCGGCCCGCCGTCGGTGGTGGCGCAGAAGGGCTGCGCGTTGCGCAGGGTCGACTCGCCGGCGGTCGAGTAGCGCACGTGACCGATCGCGTGGCGGCCCGGAAGCTGGCGCAGGTGCTTCTCGCTGATCGCGTCGGAGACCAGGCCCATCGCGCGGTGCACGTGGTGCTCGCGGCCGTTCGAGGAGGCGATGCCGGCGCTCTCCTGCCCGCGGTGCTGGAGGGCATGGAGGCCCAGGTAGGTGAGGTGGGCGGCCTCCGGATGGCCGTGGACGCCGAAGATGCCGCACATCAGGCCGCCTCCCCGGACGGCCCCTCGAGGCGGCGCGGGAGCCCGCGCTCCCAGATCCCCGCGAGCCGCTCCACCGCCACGTC
This genomic interval carries:
- the purF gene encoding amidophosphoribosyltransferase produces the protein MCGIFGVHGHPEAAHLTYLGLHALQHRGQESAGIASSNGREHHVHRAMGLVSDAISEKHLRQLPGRHAIGHVRYSTAGESTLRNAQPFCATTDGGPVAIAHNGNLVNAVAIRRELEGRGSILTSTSDSEVIVHLLARSREGTPEDRLIDALSRVKGAFSLAMLSDDALVLARDPWGFRPLVLGRLDSAWVAASETCALDLIGAAYERDVEPGEMVVIRRGRLRTLRPWARAPRQAFCIFEHIYFARPDSNLAGQNVYAFRKELGRILAREHPVAADMVVPVLDSGNAAALGYAEESGIPYETALVRNQYVKRTFIEPSQSIRDFRVRIKHNASRGMIQGKRVVLVEDSIVRGTTLLKLVGLIRNAGATEVHVRVSSPPNIGPCHYGIDTPTREELIAHRHPVEEIRRILGADTLGYLSLAGLRAASQHLKHGICDACFSDEYPIAPETDPEAPQLSLFRPPVEVDPA